In one Oscillospiraceae bacterium genomic region, the following are encoded:
- the eutC gene encoding ethanolamine ammonia-lyase light chain, translated as MNEKELRALVERMIAELAGQAPTPQVKGADYLPMEPQPQNGGRVDAGACLDDISQIDLRRQYLVERPKNGPAFLDLKAKTPARIGVGRAGARYKTITMLRVRADHAAAQDSVFSHVDEEFVKAQGFVPVQTLCQDKDEYLTRPDRGRRFDEENQAIIKKTLGQSPRVALVVGDGLSSAAIEANVRDCIPAIQAGLKSYGLEAGPVLFIKYCRVGASDHIGELTGAEVVCMLVGERPGLVTAESMSAYITYKPYIGIPESKRTVISNIHRQGTTAVEAGAHIAELIHTMLERKASGIDLR; from the coding sequence ATGAACGAAAAAGAACTGCGCGCTCTGGTGGAGCGCATGATCGCGGAGCTGGCCGGACAGGCGCCCACACCCCAGGTGAAGGGGGCGGACTACCTGCCCATGGAGCCCCAGCCCCAGAACGGGGGCCGGGTTGACGCCGGGGCCTGCCTGGACGACATCTCCCAGATCGACCTGCGCAGGCAGTATCTGGTGGAGCGCCCCAAGAACGGCCCCGCCTTCCTGGATTTGAAGGCAAAGACCCCCGCCCGCATCGGCGTGGGCCGGGCGGGCGCCCGGTACAAAACCATTACCATGCTGCGGGTGCGGGCCGACCACGCCGCCGCCCAGGACTCGGTCTTCTCCCACGTGGACGAGGAATTCGTCAAGGCCCAGGGCTTCGTGCCGGTGCAGACCCTCTGCCAGGACAAGGACGAGTACCTGACCCGGCCCGACCGGGGCCGCCGCTTTGACGAGGAGAACCAGGCTATTATCAAAAAGACCCTGGGCCAGAGCCCCCGGGTGGCCCTGGTGGTGGGGGACGGGCTGAGCTCCGCCGCCATCGAGGCCAACGTCCGGGACTGTATCCCCGCCATCCAGGCGGGCCTGAAGAGCTACGGCCTGGAGGCCGGGCCGGTGCTGTTCATCAAGTACTGCCGGGTGGGCGCCTCCGACCACATCGGGGAGCTCACCGGAGCCGAGGTGGTGTGTATGCTGGTGGGCGAGCGCCCCGGCCTGGTGACGGCGGAGTCCATGTCCGCCTATATCACCTACAAGCCCTATATCGGCATACCGGAGAGCAAGCGCACCGTCATCTCCAACATCCACCGCCAGGGCACCACGGCGGTGGAGGCGGGCGCGCACATCGCGGAGCTGATTCACACCATGCTGGAAAGGAAGGCGAGCGGCATTGACCTACGGTAA
- the eutE gene encoding acetaldehyde dehydrogenase (acetylating) gives MQLDKDLQSVQEVRNLIAAARQAQRALARMDQGQLDKITAAVSSAAAEHAARLAHMAVEETGFGIPADKEIKNRFAAVTLYDAIKEERTRGILAEDKVHKTIDIGVSVGIVAALVPSTNPTSTVIYKTMICLKAGNPVIFSPHPSAVNCILETVNVVRRAAEAAGAPAGCISCISTPTLEATNALMKHDHTRLILATGGGAMVKAAYSSGTPAIGVGAGNGPAYIHRTADVRLAVKRILDSKTFDNGTICASEQSIIVTREMEGAVTAELKAQGAYVLSDAEHHKLSAFILRANGTMNPAIVGKSVETVAKLAGLAGVPASARVLVARETGVGRGYPYSNEKLGLILAYYVEPDEEAVLRRCVEILEWEGAGHTFSIHAEDEAVVKRFAQEVPASRVLVNTPSALGGIGATTCLFPALTLGCGAVGGSSSSNNIGPLDLINIKRVAWGVRELEDLRRGSDSAPFAVDDSLLNELVQRIVGRLM, from the coding sequence ATGCAATTAGACAAGGATTTACAGTCGGTCCAGGAGGTGCGCAACCTGATCGCCGCCGCCCGCCAGGCCCAGCGGGCCCTGGCGCGCATGGATCAGGGCCAATTGGATAAAATAACGGCGGCCGTCTCAAGCGCCGCGGCGGAGCACGCCGCCCGGCTGGCCCACATGGCGGTGGAGGAGACCGGCTTCGGCATCCCGGCGGACAAGGAGATCAAAAACCGCTTCGCCGCCGTGACGCTCTACGACGCCATCAAGGAGGAGCGCACCCGCGGCATCCTGGCGGAGGACAAGGTCCACAAGACCATCGACATCGGCGTGAGCGTGGGCATCGTGGCGGCCCTGGTGCCCTCCACCAACCCCACGTCCACCGTGATCTACAAGACCATGATCTGCCTGAAGGCGGGCAACCCCGTAATTTTCTCCCCCCACCCCAGCGCGGTCAACTGCATTCTGGAGACCGTCAACGTGGTGCGGCGGGCGGCGGAGGCGGCGGGGGCCCCGGCGGGGTGTATCTCCTGCATCTCCACCCCCACCCTGGAGGCCACCAACGCCCTGATGAAGCACGACCACACCCGGCTTATCCTGGCCACCGGCGGCGGCGCCATGGTCAAGGCGGCCTACTCCAGCGGCACCCCCGCCATCGGCGTGGGCGCGGGCAACGGCCCGGCCTATATCCACCGCACCGCCGACGTGCGCCTGGCGGTCAAGCGGATTCTGGACTCCAAGACCTTTGACAACGGCACCATCTGCGCCAGCGAGCAGTCCATCATCGTCACCCGGGAGATGGAGGGCGCTGTCACGGCGGAGCTGAAGGCCCAGGGGGCCTACGTGCTCTCGGACGCGGAGCACCACAAGCTCTCCGCCTTCATCCTGCGCGCCAACGGCACCATGAACCCGGCCATCGTGGGCAAGAGCGTGGAGACGGTGGCCAAGCTGGCGGGCCTGGCCGGGGTGCCGGCCTCCGCCCGGGTGCTGGTGGCCCGGGAGACCGGCGTGGGCCGGGGCTACCCCTACTCCAACGAGAAGCTGGGCCTCATCCTGGCCTACTACGTGGAGCCCGACGAGGAGGCGGTGCTGCGCCGCTGCGTGGAGATCCTGGAGTGGGAGGGCGCGGGCCACACCTTCTCCATCCACGCCGAGGACGAGGCCGTCGTCAAGCGCTTCGCCCAGGAGGTGCCCGCCTCCCGTGTGCTGGTGAACACCCCCTCCGCCCTGGGCGGCATCGGGGCCACCACCTGCCTCTTCCCCGCCCTCACCCTGGGGTGCGGCGCGGTGGGCGGCTCGTCCAGCTCCAACAACATCGGCCCCCTGGACCTCATCAACATCAAGCGGGTGGCCTGGGGCGTGCGGGAGCTGGAGGATCTGCGCCGGGGCAGCGACAGCGCCCCCTTCGCGGTGGACGACAGCCTGCTCAACGAGCTGGTGCAGCGCATTGTGGGGAGGCTGATGTGA
- a CDS encoding microcompartment protein EutL, with the protein MTGDRIKVNILATHTIANVSESLAKRLELPEQYRSIGIITTDCDDVTYCALDEATKSAAVEVFYGRSLYAGAANASTKYAGEVIGILAGPNPAEVQSGLRAAVEFIENGEGFRSANPDDSVVYFAHTVSRTGTYLSKTAGVKEGEALAYLIAPPLEAVVGLDEALKASDVELVAFFEPPSETNFGGGLLTGTQSACNAACGAFAEAVKAVAARPREV; encoded by the coding sequence ATGACAGGAGATCGGATAAAAGTCAACATTCTGGCCACCCACACCATCGCCAACGTGAGCGAGAGCCTGGCCAAGCGCCTGGAGCTGCCTGAGCAGTACCGCTCCATCGGCATCATTACCACCGACTGCGACGACGTGACCTACTGCGCCCTGGACGAGGCCACCAAGTCCGCAGCCGTGGAGGTGTTTTACGGCCGCAGCCTGTACGCCGGCGCGGCCAACGCCAGCACCAAGTACGCCGGCGAGGTCATCGGCATCCTGGCCGGGCCCAACCCGGCGGAGGTCCAGAGCGGGCTGCGGGCCGCGGTGGAGTTCATCGAAAACGGTGAGGGCTTCCGCTCCGCCAACCCGGACGACAGCGTGGTGTACTTCGCCCACACCGTGTCCCGCACGGGCACCTACCTGTCCAAGACGGCGGGGGTGAAGGAGGGGGAGGCCCTGGCCTACCTCATCGCGCCCCCGCTGGAGGCGGTGGTGGGCCTGGACGAGGCCCTCAAGGCCAGCGACGTGGAGCTGGTGGCCTTCTTTGAGCCCCCCAGCGAGACGAATTTCGGCGGCGGCCTGCTCACCGGCACCCAGAGCGCCTGCAACGCCGCCTGCGGCGCCTTTGCCGAGGCGGTAAAGGCCGTGGCTGCGCGGCCCCGCGAAGTGTAG
- the eutB gene encoding ethanolamine transporter: MILKTKLLGHVYEFKSVKDALAKANEEKSGDRLAGVAAENAEERVAAKVVVANLTLSDLRNSPAVPYEEDEVTRIIQDDVNETIYSEIKGWTVSELREWLLDEHTTNADIRRLSRGLTAEMIAAVAKLMSNLDLIYAARKIVVTATCNTTIGEPGTLSCRLQPNHPTDDPDGIMASLLEGLTYGAGDAVLGLNPVDDSVESVTRVLNRFEEIKQRWAIPTQTCVLAHVTTQMEAVRKGAPSDLIFQSIAGSQKGNEAFGLSGELIEEARQLALHQGTATGPNVMYFETGQGSELSSEAHHGADQVVMEARCYGFAKRYQPFLVNTVVGFIGPEYLYNSKQVIRAGLEDHFMGKLTGIPMGCDACYTNHMKADQSDIEDLAVLLTTAGCNYFMGIPHGDDVMLNYQTTGFHETAALREMFGLTAIAPFQAWLEKMGFVRGNKLTELAGDGSILLA, translated from the coding sequence ATGATTTTAAAGACCAAGCTGCTGGGCCACGTCTACGAGTTCAAGTCGGTGAAGGACGCCCTGGCGAAGGCCAACGAGGAGAAGTCGGGCGACCGGCTGGCCGGCGTGGCCGCGGAAAACGCGGAGGAGCGGGTGGCGGCCAAGGTGGTGGTGGCCAACCTGACCCTGTCCGACCTGCGCAACAGCCCCGCCGTGCCCTACGAGGAGGACGAGGTGACCCGCATCATCCAGGACGACGTGAACGAGACCATCTACAGCGAGATCAAGGGCTGGACGGTGTCCGAGCTGCGGGAGTGGCTGCTGGACGAGCACACCACCAACGCCGACATCCGCCGCCTCTCCCGGGGGCTGACCGCCGAAATGATTGCGGCGGTGGCCAAGCTGATGAGCAACCTGGACCTCATCTACGCGGCCCGGAAGATCGTGGTCACGGCCACCTGCAACACCACCATCGGCGAGCCGGGCACCCTGTCCTGTCGCCTGCAGCCCAACCACCCCACCGACGACCCGGACGGCATCATGGCCAGCCTGCTGGAGGGCCTGACCTACGGCGCGGGGGACGCGGTGCTGGGCCTGAACCCGGTGGACGACAGCGTGGAGAGCGTGACGCGGGTCTTAAACCGCTTTGAGGAGATCAAGCAGCGCTGGGCCATCCCCACCCAGACCTGCGTGCTGGCCCACGTGACCACCCAGATGGAGGCGGTGCGCAAGGGGGCCCCCTCCGACCTCATTTTCCAGTCCATCGCCGGCTCCCAGAAGGGCAACGAGGCCTTCGGCCTGTCCGGGGAACTCATTGAGGAGGCCCGGCAGCTGGCCCTCCACCAGGGCACCGCCACCGGCCCCAACGTGATGTATTTCGAGACCGGGCAGGGCTCCGAGCTGTCCTCCGAGGCCCACCACGGCGCCGACCAGGTGGTCATGGAGGCCCGCTGCTACGGCTTCGCCAAGCGCTACCAGCCCTTTTTGGTGAACACGGTGGTGGGCTTCATCGGCCCGGAATACCTGTATAATTCCAAGCAGGTGATACGCGCGGGATTGGAGGACCACTTCATGGGCAAGCTCACCGGCATCCCCATGGGGTGCGACGCCTGCTACACCAACCACATGAAGGCCGACCAGAGTGACATCGAGGATCTGGCCGTGCTGCTGACCACCGCCGGGTGCAACTACTTCATGGGCATACCCCACGGGGACGACGTGATGCTCAACTACCAGACCACCGGCTTCCACGAGACCGCCGCCCTGCGTGAGATGTTCGGCCTGACCGCCATTGCCCCCTTCCAGGCGTGGCTGGAGAAGATGGGCTTCGTGCGCGGCAACAAGCTGACCGAGCTCGCGGGCGACGGCTCCATTCTGCTGGCATAG